A genomic segment from Streptomyces sp. NBC_00654 encodes:
- a CDS encoding WXG100 family type VII secretion target: MAGDPNTKVRYESVQEMANRIRVVSRNIIKDLEEMDAALKVVTDTWDGDAHGEYVTLQGKYKGRADHMQKRLDQVAKIIESGKDSYRSTDVKASRYFTEAF, translated from the coding sequence ATGGCTGGGGACCCGAACACCAAGGTCAGGTACGAGAGCGTCCAGGAGATGGCGAACCGCATCCGTGTGGTGTCGCGCAACATCATCAAGGACCTCGAAGAGATGGACGCCGCGCTCAAGGTCGTCACCGACACCTGGGACGGTGACGCCCACGGCGAGTACGTCACGCTGCAGGGCAAGTACAAGGGCCGGGCCGACCACATGCAGAAGCGGCTGGACCAGGTAGCCAAGATCATCGAGTCCGGCAAGGACAGCTACCGCTCCACCGACGTCAAGGCCTCGCGCTACTTCACCGAGGCGTTCTGA
- the eccB gene encoding type VII secretion protein EccB gives MASRRDELNAYTFAKKRTVAAFLQPSPTGTEEGAPRPLRAVVPSLIVGALILAGFGAWGMFKPTAPKDWDKPGTKVIVGKKSTTRYVVLSTGKGKDRKNLLHPVLNLASARLLLTPQQFAVIQVADNILDAGKPPRGPILGIPYAPDRLPEATDAGTAKRWAVCEQPGGKGNTVQKAAFVFAERDNKLTEGKKEKLGGGQVLYVQGQDGTRYLVDASGTKYRVNEVATDNGHLTNALVGTRQPQSVTDDWLATLHEGSPIVFPQIPGTIGAPAHIEGQLSAEENKVGMVLKTRTGEGTAHYVVLDGKVQPISEFTAWLLINSPQTAPLNLASEARAADLQDFVPDPQPFAGQAPRWPAHKAQQVNSAGGDGSRDTVCSVLRKVDDRGRTTLSTWAGSEYPAAINAGGTSTYVTPGSGLLYTQIQGKQTRPDGSLFLVTDTGLRYAVQSNGDSDAERSDIGTGGQQTQDGRPEASQAQIRLGYEKVTPSLVPIEWSDFLSKGPRLDTNSARQPQGS, from the coding sequence ATGGCATCACGGCGGGATGAGCTCAACGCGTACACCTTTGCGAAGAAGCGCACGGTCGCGGCATTCCTCCAACCCTCGCCCACAGGTACCGAGGAGGGCGCTCCGCGCCCGTTGCGGGCGGTCGTACCGAGCCTGATCGTCGGTGCGCTGATCCTGGCGGGGTTCGGGGCCTGGGGGATGTTCAAGCCCACCGCGCCCAAGGACTGGGACAAGCCGGGCACCAAGGTGATCGTCGGCAAGAAGTCCACCACCCGCTATGTGGTGCTCTCCACGGGCAAGGGCAAGGACAGGAAGAACCTGCTCCACCCCGTACTGAACCTCGCCTCGGCCCGGCTGCTGCTGACCCCGCAGCAGTTCGCCGTCATCCAGGTCGCCGACAACATCCTGGACGCGGGCAAGCCACCGCGCGGGCCGATCCTCGGCATCCCCTACGCCCCCGACCGGCTGCCCGAGGCGACGGACGCGGGCACCGCCAAGCGGTGGGCGGTCTGCGAACAGCCCGGCGGCAAGGGCAACACCGTGCAGAAGGCGGCCTTCGTCTTCGCCGAGCGCGACAACAAGCTCACCGAGGGCAAGAAGGAGAAGCTCGGCGGCGGACAGGTGCTGTACGTCCAGGGCCAGGACGGGACGCGCTACCTGGTGGACGCGAGCGGCACGAAGTACCGCGTCAACGAGGTGGCCACGGACAACGGACACCTGACCAACGCCCTCGTCGGCACCAGGCAGCCGCAGTCCGTCACCGACGACTGGCTGGCCACCCTGCACGAGGGCAGCCCCATCGTCTTCCCGCAGATCCCCGGCACCATCGGCGCCCCCGCACACATCGAGGGCCAGCTCTCCGCCGAGGAGAACAAGGTGGGCATGGTGCTCAAGACCCGTACGGGCGAAGGCACCGCGCACTACGTGGTCCTCGACGGCAAGGTCCAGCCCATCTCCGAGTTCACCGCCTGGCTGCTGATCAACTCCCCGCAGACCGCGCCCCTGAACCTGGCCAGCGAGGCCCGTGCCGCGGACCTCCAGGACTTCGTCCCGGACCCCCAGCCCTTCGCCGGCCAGGCCCCGCGCTGGCCGGCCCACAAGGCCCAGCAGGTCAACTCGGCCGGGGGCGACGGCAGCCGGGACACGGTCTGCAGCGTGCTGCGCAAGGTCGACGACCGGGGCCGTACGACGCTGAGCACCTGGGCGGGCAGCGAATATCCGGCCGCGATCAACGCCGGTGGCACCAGCACCTACGTCACCCCCGGCAGCGGCCTCCTCTACACCCAGATCCAGGGCAAGCAGACCCGCCCCGACGGCTCGCTCTTCCTGGTCACCGACACCGGACTGCGCTACGCGGTCCAGTCCAACGGCGACAGCGACGCGGAGCGTTCCGACATCGGCACCGGCGGCCAGCAGACCCAGGACGGCCGCCCCGAGGCCAGCCAGGCCCAGATCCGGCTCGGCTACGAGAAGGTCACGCCCTCGCTCGTACCGATCGAATGGTCGGACTTCCTGTCCAAGGGCCCCCGGCTCGACACCAACAGCGCCCGGCAGCCCCAGGGCTCGTGA
- a CDS encoding DUF397 domain-containing protein: MGTQAEKDELYALDISGVEWLSAPGTEQAEERVEIAHLPGGAVAMRSSLDPETVLRYTEAEWTAFVLGARDGEFDLK; the protein is encoded by the coding sequence ATGGGCACGCAAGCGGAGAAGGACGAGCTGTACGCACTCGACATCTCGGGGGTGGAGTGGCTCAGTGCCCCCGGGACGGAGCAGGCGGAGGAGCGTGTGGAGATCGCGCATCTGCCGGGCGGGGCCGTGGCGATGCGGTCCTCGCTGGATCCGGAGACCGTGCTGCGGTACACGGAGGCCGAGTGGACCGCGTTCGTGCTGGGCGCCCGTGACGGCGAGTTCGACCTGAAGTAG
- the mycP gene encoding type VII secretion-associated serine protease mycosin: MLYRKTVLLTAAAAALAVLAAPQAAYAAQDSAGPGGLGIDGSGECTFPMKKQFEGRPWPLQRVMLDELWQDTKGKGVRVAVIDTGVDNANPQLKPAVDITAGRNLLKGGKADGTTDEVGHGTKVAGIIAARPAKGTGFVGLAPEATIIPIRQNDEKNSGKDTTMATAIEHALAKKADVINISQDTTKPLTPDSALGRAVAKAIGQGVVVVASAGNDGMDGKLKNTYPAAFPGVLAVASSDRNNERAAFSQAGEFVGVAAPGVDIVSTVPGFGQCTDNGTSFSAPYVAGVAALLVAKYPTWTPAQIAARIEQTAERSVTGHDAYVGWGVVDPVRALAGDKDDVPLDAARPDPAPPRAPAPEPAHLAMSETSQERSERYATYALALAAVLVSVVAGTATVVRDVRRRRGLR; the protein is encoded by the coding sequence ATGTTGTACCGGAAGACCGTGCTGCTCACGGCGGCCGCCGCCGCGCTGGCCGTACTGGCGGCGCCCCAGGCCGCGTACGCCGCCCAGGACTCCGCAGGTCCGGGCGGCCTCGGGATAGACGGCAGCGGTGAATGCACCTTCCCGATGAAGAAGCAGTTCGAGGGCAGGCCGTGGCCGCTCCAGCGGGTCATGCTCGACGAACTGTGGCAGGACACCAAGGGCAAGGGGGTCCGTGTCGCGGTCATCGACACCGGTGTGGACAACGCCAACCCGCAGCTCAAGCCCGCCGTTGACATCACCGCCGGGCGCAATCTGCTCAAGGGCGGCAAGGCGGACGGCACCACCGACGAGGTCGGCCACGGGACCAAGGTCGCCGGCATCATCGCCGCGCGACCCGCGAAGGGCACCGGGTTCGTCGGCCTGGCGCCCGAGGCCACCATCATTCCGATCCGCCAGAACGACGAGAAGAACAGCGGCAAGGACACCACGATGGCCACCGCGATCGAGCACGCGCTCGCCAAGAAGGCCGATGTCATCAACATCTCCCAGGACACCACCAAACCGCTGACCCCCGACTCGGCGCTCGGCAGGGCCGTGGCCAAGGCGATCGGCCAGGGCGTCGTCGTCGTCGCCTCGGCGGGCAACGACGGCATGGACGGCAAGCTGAAGAACACCTACCCGGCCGCCTTCCCCGGGGTGCTCGCCGTCGCCTCCTCCGACCGCAACAACGAACGCGCCGCCTTCTCGCAGGCCGGTGAGTTCGTCGGCGTCGCCGCGCCGGGCGTCGACATCGTCTCCACCGTGCCGGGTTTCGGCCAGTGCACCGACAACGGCACCAGCTTCTCCGCGCCGTACGTGGCCGGAGTCGCCGCCCTCCTCGTCGCCAAGTACCCCACGTGGACGCCGGCCCAGATCGCCGCCCGGATCGAGCAGACCGCCGAGCGGTCGGTCACCGGCCATGACGCGTACGTCGGCTGGGGCGTCGTCGACCCGGTGAGGGCCCTCGCCGGGGACAAGGACGACGTCCCGCTGGACGCGGCCCGCCCGGACCCGGCACCGCCCAGGGCGCCCGCTCCGGAGCCGGCGCACCTGGCCATGTCGGAGACCTCGCAGGAGCGCAGCGAGCGATACGCCACCTACGCGCTGGCCCTGGCGGCGGTGCTGGTCTCCGTCGTGGCCGGTACGGCGACGGTCGTCCGTGATGTCCGGCGACGACGCGGTTTGCGCTGA